The DNA sequence GACGTGCAGAAGCTGATTGAAGCGGGCGAAGTCAAGGTCGGCGGTGGCAAAGTCTCCAAGAACTTCCGCGTAGAAACGGGGATGGCGGTTGTCGTTGAAAAGATGATCGAGAAGGAATCTTCGACGCTTGAACCCGAAGATATTCCGCTGAACATCGTTTACGAAGATGACGATATCGTGGTCATCAACAAGCCGCGCAATTTGGTGGTGCACCCGGGTAATGGTGTGAGCAAGGGAACGCTTGCTGCAGCTCTCCTGTACCACTTCAAGGAAAATCTTTCGACTGTGAACGGTCCGCTCCGTCCGGGTATTGTTCATCGCTTGGACAAGGATACGCCGGGGCTTATGGTGGTCGCGAAAAACGATGCCGCTCACAGGCATTTGGCGCATCAGCTTGAAACGCGTACGCTCCATCGCACGTACAATGCGCTTGTGTGGGGTTGCCCGCGTGACCTCGAAGGAACGATTGACGCTCCGATTGGCCGTAACCCGAAGAATCGTCTCAAGATGGCTGTGGTGAAGGGCGGTAAGGAAAGCCGTACGCATTACGTTGCGAAGCAGTTCTTTGCGATTGCAACGCTTTTGGAATTGCAACTGGAATCGGGACGTACGCACCAGATTCGCGTACATAGCCGTTACACGGGCCATCCGGTCGTGGGCGATCCGCTCTACGATGGTCGCGATGAAAGCTTGAACCGCGTGCCGCCTCTGATGAAGCCGGTTGCTGAGAAGGTTCTTGAAATTGCTCCGGCGCAGCTTTTGCAGGCCGTGAAAATCGAACTCATTCATCCGCGCACGAACAAGAAGCTCACGTTCAAGGTTCCGATGGAAGAGCCGTTTGCAAATGTGCTCAAGCTCTTGAAGAAGGAATGTCCGGCGTCGGCGCCTGTGTATGACGAAGAAGAAGGCTTCCGCGATTTTGACGCGCAGATTCGCTTTGACGAAGATGATGAAGATTTTGACGAATACGCAGAACCGCTCGAAATCTCGCCGGATGAAGCCGCTCCCGTGAAGGAACGCAAGACTCGTGCCCAGCGCCTCGCCGAGAAAAAGGCGACTGCCGCCAAGCGCCGTGCCGTTGCTGCCGAACGCAAGCTCATCAAGCAGATGAAGGCCGCTCGCCGCAAGGGAATCGCCCCGGAAGATTTCGTGGAACCGGGTTACGAACCCACAATCGATCCTGAGCTGTTGGAATAATCAGGTATGGGGGCGTGCTTCGCACTTTCAGGTCGCTTCGCTTTGGGCTATGGGCGATTCTCATACCCCAAAGGGAACCGAAGGTGACCGACCTCATACCCCATAGCTGATTTACTGTCTACTTCCTACTTCTAACTTCCTACTCAATTATGAACGAATCTTACTTCTTTATCGGTGTTGCGGGCGTGGGCATGAGTGCCATCGCGCAGTATTTGGTGGGCAAGGGCGTTGCCGTGAGCGGTAGCGACCGTCAGTTTGGCGAGTTCCTGAACGGAAATGCCGAAAAGCCGCTTGTCATGAGCCAACTCGAAGATTGCGGAATCAAGTGCTTTGCGCAGGATGGTTCCGGCGTTGTCGAAGGCCTTACCGCAGTTGTGGTGAGCACCGCTATTGAAAATTCGAATCCGGATTTGAAGCGCGCGAAGGAACTTGGCGTTCCGGTGATGCACCGCAGCGAAATGCTCGCGAAGATTTCGAAGGAAGCGCGCACGATTGCTGTTTCGGGCACGAGCGGAAAGTCAACGGTGACCGCGATGATTTACCACATCTTGGAATACGCTGGACTCCAGCCGTCCGTGATGACGGGTGCAGGTCTTGTAAACTTGCAGGCTCAGGGCAAGATTGGCAATGCTGTGAGTGGCAAGGGTGAATGGCTCGTTGCCGAAGTCGATGAAAGCGATGGAACGCTTGTTCGCTATGAACCGGAAATTGGCGTCATTTTGAATATCGACAAAGACCACAAGGAAATCTCTGAACTTGAACAAATTTTCCTCAAGTTCAGCCAGAACGTCTTGAGCGCAGGCCACATCTTGATTGTGAACGATGCGCATCCGCTTGCAAAGAAGTTCAGCGCAGGCCGTGAATTTGACTTTGGCTATGAAAGTTATGTGAGCGTCCAGGGAATTGACTTTAAGTCGGTCGGAACGCATATCCAGTTCCGTGTTCGCCATGGCAATGAACTTGTGAAGTTCGAAATTCCGCTGCCAGGCAAGCACAATATGGAAAATGCCTTGGCTGCGACTGCTGCTGCGCTCCGTGCAGGCGTTTCGCTCCACACATGCGCCGATGCGCTTTCGTCTTTCCCGGGCGTGTTCCGCCGTCACCAGATTCTTGGAACGTTCAACGGTATCACGCTTGTTGATGACTTTGCTCACAATCCGGCAAAGATTGCCGCGAGCATCAAGAGCGCCCAGGACTTTACCGAAGGCCGCGTGATTGCTTGGTTCCAGCCGCATGGCTTTGGTCCGACGCGATTCTTGCGCAAGGACTTGGTGGACTTTATCGCCAAAACGCTCCGCCCGATGGACATGGATTTTGACCGCAAGAACGATGTGATGTTCTTCAGCGAAATCTATTACGCTGGCGGAACGGTCACGCGTGACATTAGCGCAGGCGACCTTGCGGATGACTTGATTCTCAAGGGCTGCGAAGCGATTTACATTGCCGACCGCAACGAGTGCGCGAAGAAAATGCTAGAATATGCAGAGCCTGGCGATACGATTTTGCTGATGGGGGCAAGGGATCCTAGCTTAAAGGAATATGCATGTTACGTCAAACAACTTTTAGAAGATCGATAAGCGCACATCAGGTTGTGAGCCGAAAGCGACTCGTATTAACGAGTCGTGTCGGCGAGAGCACGAGCCTGATTAAGTTTAATGAAGGCGAAAGGCTCGTGCGGTCTTATCAGGGCGCGCGAGACCCGAGTTTGCAGGAATTCGCTCGCTCGGTAAAGCAACTTTTGGAAAATCGTTAAGCGCATCAGGATCGTGCGGTCGTGTTAGAGTCGTGTGGTCCTGTCAAAAATAGGGGAAAATTGCAATGGACAAAAAGACTATTCTAAAATCCGTTTTCTTTGATGGCGCAAAGCGCGACATCTTGATTGTCGGTAATCTCTTTGAAAAGGTCACGCGTCCGCTTGAACATGCCGATTACGAAGGCGCTGAAATTGTTGATTGCTCGCATTTTGCCATTATGCCTGCATTTTACAACGGCCATACGCATGCTGCAATGAGCTTGTTGCGCGGCTTTGCTGATGACATGGAACTCCACAAGTGGCTCAATGAATACATTTGGCCGACTGAAGCAAAACTCACGGCTGACGATATCGCTGTCGGTAGCCGCTTGGCGATTCTCGAAATGATCAAGTCGGGATCGGTTTTCTTTGCGGATATGTACTGGCATCGTGAACAAACTGCACTAGCTGTCGAAGATATGGGAATCCGTGCGGCGATTGGCGTTACGTTTGCAGAACCGCTGATGTCTAGGGATGCTTGGGCGAAGAACGTTGAATTCTTGAAAAATCACACGGGCGAATCGGAACGTGTACAGCTCGTAGTAATGCCTCATGCTGTTTATACAGTGGGCGAGGAAAAAACGGCTGAATTGATTGAGCTTGCTCATGCCGAAAACTACAAGATTCATACTCATTTGTCCGAAACGACAACCGAAGTCAAGAATTGCGAGGAAAAGTTCAAGTGTACTCCGGTGGAATTCTGGAAGCGCTTGGGCGGCTTGAATTCGAATTTCTCTGCAGCGCACTGTACGCATTTCACGGCTTCTGACCGCAAGATTTTTGCGGAATCAGGTGCAACCGCGATTCTGAATCCGTGCTCCAACATGAAGTTGAATAGCGGTATTCCGCAGGTTGCCGAAATGATCAAGGACGGCATGAAGCTTGGCCTTGGCACGGATGGAGATTCGTCGAACAACAATCTCGACATGCAAGAAGAAATGAAGACGATTGCACTCCTCGCGAAGTATCTTGGGACTGCGGAAACGCTCCCGGCCGAAGAGGCTCTCAAGATGGCAACTTACAATGTCGCGCAGTTCTTTGGAATCAATGCTGGCCGCATTGCGGAAGGCTATCATGCGGATTGCTTGCTCATAGACTTGAACAACGAACGCATGGTGCCGTGCTACAACATCTATAGCAACTGGGTTTATTCAGCAAATTCTAGTGCAATTGATTCCGTGATGTGCAATGGCAAGTTCGTGATGCGCGGTCGCCATGTCGATGGGGAAGAAGAAATCCTCCGCAATGCTCGTGAATGCGCCGCCCGCCTCGCTTCCAAATAGCGATGCGGCGTCCTGCCGCCGCTTTGTCATGCCCGACGTGATCGGGCATCTCCTTTTTTGTCATCCTGAGCGAAGTGCGTAGCACGAAGTCGAAGGATCTAGTCAAATCTTGTATTTACTTCTTAGCAGTACTTGAAGAATTTGTCGATGAACTAGACTTGCTTTCTTCAAACGTCTTGACTGCGGCATCCTTAGCAGCGATAGCGGCGTCTTTGGCCTTCTCGGCTGTTTCGCTAACTTTATTTGAGAGGCTGTCCGCTGCGTTTTTGACGGCGGCCTTTGCACTATCGGCGGCTTGTTCCGTTGAACCTTTTGCTTTGTCTGTAATGGTCTTTGTAAGTTCGCTTGCTTTTTCTTTAGCCATCTTGCGGAGATTAACTTCATCAGAGGAGTATCCCATGGCTTCAAGAGAAGACTTGTAAAGGCCGTAGGCTACGGCTTCGTTTCTCAGTGATTTCAGTTTTCCTTCGACGGGAAGCAAGTGTAAAATGGTAAGCAATACAAAGCAGACCACAGTTGCCTTGATGATGCCGAATACCATTCCGAGAATGCGGTTCGTCTTTCCGACGATTGTGTTCTTGATGGAATCGCCGACAACATGGCCGATAAACGAAAATAAAAGGAATGGAATTAGAAAACCGATGCTTGTGCAGATGAGGCGCGCCGCGAAATCTCCAAAGGCAAAGTTGCGCACGAAAAAATCGCCAAAAAGATCTTGGGCAAAGTAGGCGCCTAAAATTGCTGCCACCCAACCGCAAAGCTTAAACACGCTGCTTAATAGTCCACGCCATAAGCCGATGACACTGAACACGAGTAAGCAAGCCGCGCATGCTATATCTATCCAATTCATTGGACAAATCCTCTAGATAGCTAACTGCACACCGATAAATGCGATGGCTGCAACTACCACTCCTAGTAAAAATCCTATTCCATACTTAAATGTAGTTTTTTGCGGCTTCGGAGACATCACAGAATCGACCGGTTGGTCTTCATTTACCGTATCGGCCCATTCGGCGATGTAGGGGGTCATGTCGCGCGGGTATTCCCTCATGAGGTCGGCAAGCTCGTTGGCGGCGTCGCAGGCCGAGGACGGGCGCTTGCTTGCACGTTTATTGAGCAGCTTCAAGACGAACTTGCGGAGCGGCTTGGGAACATCGTTCGGGAAGACTTCTGGCTTGAACTTCATCTTGAGGATGTTTTCGCGCGTTTCTTCGAAGTCCTTGCCTCGGAAAAGGTTCTCGCCGATGAGCATTTCGCAGGCGATGATGCCTACGCTAAAGAGGTCGCTTGCGTAGTTGACCTTTTCGCCCATGATCTGTTCGGGACTCATGTAGGCGGCGGTACCGATGATGCAGCCTGTCTGCGTAAGTTCCTTGCCGATTTCGAGTGGCGTATCCGTGTGGGCGATGCCAAAGTCCAGGAGGCGAACACGACCGTCTTTGTCAATCATCATGTTTGCGGGCTTCAAGTCGCGGTGGGTGACACCGTTTCTATGGGCATGGCTGAGTGCGCTCAGGAGTTCGTATAAAATGGTCTCAACAACCCAGATGGGCGGTCGCTTGTTCCTGAGTAGCAAGTCTTTGAGGCTTGAACCTTGTACATACTCCATCGACATCGTATAATTGCCGTCGCTGTCTTTCCAGAGGGCATACGGCTGGATGATGTTTGGATGATTCAGGTGGGCGAGGATGCTCCCTTCTTGCAGGAATCTCTTGATGTAGATGTCCTGCTGGTTCAGGTTGATGTTGAGCCTTTTCGCTACGACGAGCCTGTCGAGGGACGGGTCCCTGCAAAGCCATAGACTGCCCATGGCTCCGCTATTGAGAGCTTGTATTGGCTTGTATCCGCCTATTTTAGACGGAAGCTGATCTTTGACTTTCTTTCTGGACTGTGTTGCCTTGACCTCTTCCATGCTGCCCTATATAGAAAATGATTTATTTCTTGTCGCTCAGGTAAATGCTCTGGTGCTTCGTCTTCGGATCCTGATTCGGGTAGTCGAGGATGTAGTGAAGCCCGCGAGATTCCTTGCGACGGAGGGCGGCGATGAGGATCATCTTGGAAACCTGGAGTGCGTTCAGGAATTCAAGGAAGTGCAAGTTTTCTGTTTCTTTGTTCTTGATGGCGGTATCGACATCTTTCTGGAGTTCTTCGATGACCTTGAGTCCCTGATTGAGGCCAGCAACGGTACGGACAATGCCGCAGTGCGTCCACATCATGTCCTGGAGCATCTTCTTGCGCTTCTTCCAGTAGGCAGCCTTTGCGAAGCTGACGGTCT is a window from the Fibrobacter sp. UWB4 genome containing:
- a CDS encoding RluA family pseudouridine synthase, encoding MNYIVEEKHNGERIDKFLVGVMENVSRTDVQKLIEAGEVKVGGGKVSKNFRVETGMAVVVEKMIEKESSTLEPEDIPLNIVYEDDDIVVINKPRNLVVHPGNGVSKGTLAAALLYHFKENLSTVNGPLRPGIVHRLDKDTPGLMVVAKNDAAHRHLAHQLETRTLHRTYNALVWGCPRDLEGTIDAPIGRNPKNRLKMAVVKGGKESRTHYVAKQFFAIATLLELQLESGRTHQIRVHSRYTGHPVVGDPLYDGRDESLNRVPPLMKPVAEKVLEIAPAQLLQAVKIELIHPRTNKKLTFKVPMEEPFANVLKLLKKECPASAPVYDEEEGFRDFDAQIRFDEDDEDFDEYAEPLEISPDEAAPVKERKTRAQRLAEKKATAAKRRAVAAERKLIKQMKAARRKGIAPEDFVEPGYEPTIDPELLE
- the murC gene encoding UDP-N-acetylmuramate--L-alanine ligase, giving the protein MNESYFFIGVAGVGMSAIAQYLVGKGVAVSGSDRQFGEFLNGNAEKPLVMSQLEDCGIKCFAQDGSGVVEGLTAVVVSTAIENSNPDLKRAKELGVPVMHRSEMLAKISKEARTIAVSGTSGKSTVTAMIYHILEYAGLQPSVMTGAGLVNLQAQGKIGNAVSGKGEWLVAEVDESDGTLVRYEPEIGVILNIDKDHKEISELEQIFLKFSQNVLSAGHILIVNDAHPLAKKFSAGREFDFGYESYVSVQGIDFKSVGTHIQFRVRHGNELVKFEIPLPGKHNMENALAATAAALRAGVSLHTCADALSSFPGVFRRHQILGTFNGITLVDDFAHNPAKIAASIKSAQDFTEGRVIAWFQPHGFGPTRFLRKDLVDFIAKTLRPMDMDFDRKNDVMFFSEIYYAGGTVTRDISAGDLADDLILKGCEAIYIADRNECAKKMLEYAEPGDTILLMGARDPSLKEYACYVKQLLEDR
- a CDS encoding amidohydrolase, with product MDKKTILKSVFFDGAKRDILIVGNLFEKVTRPLEHADYEGAEIVDCSHFAIMPAFYNGHTHAAMSLLRGFADDMELHKWLNEYIWPTEAKLTADDIAVGSRLAILEMIKSGSVFFADMYWHREQTALAVEDMGIRAAIGVTFAEPLMSRDAWAKNVEFLKNHTGESERVQLVVMPHAVYTVGEEKTAELIELAHAENYKIHTHLSETTTEVKNCEEKFKCTPVEFWKRLGGLNSNFSAAHCTHFTASDRKIFAESGATAILNPCSNMKLNSGIPQVAEMIKDGMKLGLGTDGDSSNNNLDMQEEMKTIALLAKYLGTAETLPAEEALKMATYNVAQFFGINAGRIAEGYHADCLLIDLNNERMVPCYNIYSNWVYSANSSAIDSVMCNGKFVMRGRHVDGEEEILRNARECAARLASK
- a CDS encoding CvpA family protein, with amino-acid sequence MNWIDIACAACLLVFSVIGLWRGLLSSVFKLCGWVAAILGAYFAQDLFGDFFVRNFAFGDFAARLICTSIGFLIPFLLFSFIGHVVGDSIKNTIVGKTNRILGMVFGIIKATVVCFVLLTILHLLPVEGKLKSLRNEAVAYGLYKSSLEAMGYSSDEVNLRKMAKEKASELTKTITDKAKGSTEQAADSAKAAVKNAADSLSNKVSETAEKAKDAAIAAKDAAVKTFEESKSSSSTNSSSTAKK
- a CDS encoding serine/threonine-protein kinase codes for the protein MEEVKATQSRKKVKDQLPSKIGGYKPIQALNSGAMGSLWLCRDPSLDRLVVAKRLNINLNQQDIYIKRFLQEGSILAHLNHPNIIQPYALWKDSDGNYTMSMEYVQGSSLKDLLLRNKRPPIWVVETILYELLSALSHAHRNGVTHRDLKPANMMIDKDGRVRLLDFGIAHTDTPLEIGKELTQTGCIIGTAAYMSPEQIMGEKVNYASDLFSVGIIACEMLIGENLFRGKDFEETRENILKMKFKPEVFPNDVPKPLRKFVLKLLNKRASKRPSSACDAANELADLMREYPRDMTPYIAEWADTVNEDQPVDSVMSPKPQKTTFKYGIGFLLGVVVAAIAFIGVQLAI